One window of Salvelinus fontinalis isolate EN_2023a chromosome 19, ASM2944872v1, whole genome shotgun sequence genomic DNA carries:
- the LOC129816232 gene encoding SLIT and NTRK-like protein 5 has protein sequence MHLWIVIILLVATSVGIVEMFDNYGEICRRLCACEEKEGILTVSCESRGIVDLSEVSHVYFTTYNLLLTGNLLKRLSANDFVEYNGLTILHLGNNDISTVESGAFNGLQGLKRLHLNNNKIDALKKDFFVGLESLEYLQLDYNYITHVEPNAFSKLRHLDVLILNDNLISTLPTNIFQYVPLTHLDLRGNQLKLLPYSGVLEHMDSVVELQLEENPWNCSCELIALKAWLESISYTALVGDVVCEFPFRLHGRDLDEVSKPELCPRRAIAEYEMRPQAHQTTDAYFRTTPASVTASFPSSAILRSSSRPTKGPRQSGKLKSKPTSRIPSNKPQNYGQIVSYQTKSPVPLDCPTACTCNLQISDLGLNVNCQERKIEHISDLNPKPYNPKKMYLTGNYIPVVRRSDFIEATGLDLLHLGNNRIAHIHDRAFGDLTQLRRLYLNGNLIDRLTVDMFYGLESLQFLYLEYNVIREIVSNTFQHVPNIQLLFLNNNLLKTLPGEIFNGLKLARLNLRNNHLRNLPVSGVLDQLTSLVQVDLFENPWDCRCSIVEMKMWLEQLSTGTVVNNVICGSPKRLFGEDMRYIKTSNFCPNNSDILASLIPPSEETIPGSTITIETSLDDDTHINSVPLSVMILALLLMFIVSVFVTAGLFAAVKKRRQKTLNEQNNSMNACISSLNMEYGLYKKGSVPKVRTSAGHVYEYIPPPTEHTCKSTIYSPSQSKSVDGYRDFDELNGAFLNKHSDEEAGSNAISSEYSISTPEPLNKHSPLQDNHQYYYRDVEPDKPSSYSNALPCRHTAHSSNQYTSDFDIRHQYMHPERIQQTILYCTAPSTVYVEPNRSEYWELKAKLHIDPDYLEVLEKRTTFTQF, from the coding sequence ATGCATCTCTGGATTGTAATTATATTGTTGGTGGCTACATCGGTGGGCATCGTTGAAATGTTTGACAATTATGGAGAGATATGTCGAAGATTGTGTGCCtgtgaggagaaagaggggatacTGACAGTAAGCTGTGAAAGTAGAGGAATTGTCGATCTCTCCGAAGTAAGCCATGTGTACTTCACAACGTATAATTTACTGCTCACAGGGAACCTTTTGAAGAGGCTCTCCGCCAATGACTTTGTTGAATACAATGGGCTTACAATATTGCATCTCGGCAACAATGACATATCCACAGTTGAATCAGGAGCTTTTAATGGACTTCAGGGATTAAAAAGATTACATCTCAACAATAACAAAATCGATGCCTTGAAGAAAGATTTTTTTGTTGGCCTTGAAAGTCTGGAATATCTTCAACTAGACTACAATTACATCACCCATGTCGAGCCAAACGCCTTCAGCAAACTGCGTCATCTGGACGTCCTGATTTTAAATGACAACTTAATTTCTACTCTTCCCACTAACATTTTCCAATATGTCCCTTTGACTCACCTTGACCTGAGGGGGAATCAACTGAAACTGCTCCCATATTCGGGTGTTTTGGAACACATGGACAGTGTTGTGGAATTACAACTAGAGGAGAACCCATGGAACTGCTCTTGTGAGCTGATTGCTCTAAAGGCCTGGCTCGAGAGCATATCCTACACCGCTTTAGTGGGTGATGTGGTCTGTGAGTTTCCATTCCGGCTTCATGGGAGAGATCTTGATGAGGTCTCTAAACCAGAACTGTGTCCCAGGAGAGCTATTGCAGAGTATGAGATGCGTCCCCAAGCACATCAGACCACTGATGCATACTTTAGGACCACACCAGCCTCAGTCACAGCCTCATTCCCATCGTCTGCCATCTTACGGTCCTCGTCAAGGCCCACCAAGGGACCTCGCCAGTCAGGCAAACTAAAGTCAAAACCCACGTCTCGCATCCCCTCCAATAAACCACAAAACTACGGTCAAATCGTTTCATATCAAACCAAATCCCCTGTGCCTTTGGACTGTCCTACTGCCTGTACTTGCAATCTCCAAATTTCAGACCTCGGTCTGAATGTCAACTGCCAAGAGAGAAAAATTGAGCACATCTCTGACTTAAATCCCAAACCCTACAATCCCAAAAAGATGTATCTCACAGGGAATTATATCCCTGTGGTGCGGAGATCAGATTTCATTGAAGCGACTGGATTAGATTTGCTTCACCTTGGCAACAATCGGATTGCTCACATCCATGACAGAGCCTTTGGGGATTTAACACAGTTACGCAGGCTGTACCTGAATGGGAATTTGATAGACCGCCTCACAGTCGATATGTTCTATGGATTGGAGAGCCTGCAGTTCTTATATTTAGAATACAATGTCATTAGAGAAATTGTGTCAAACACCTTTCAGCATGTCCCCAACATTCAGCTGCTCTTCCTGAATAATAACCTCTTGAAGACCTTACCCGGGGAAATCTTTAATGGGTTGAAATTGGCCAGACTAAATCTTCGCAATAATCACCTCCGCAATCTGCCTGTCAGTGGCGTGTTGGATCAGCTGACATCACTGGTGCAGGTAGACTTGTTCGAGAACCCCTGGGACTGCCGCTGTTCAATTGTAGAGATGAAGATGTGGCTGGAACAGCTCAGCACAGGCACGGTTGTAAACAATGTCATCTGTGGCTCCCCTAAAAGACTGTTCGGGGAGGATATGCGATACATTAAGACAAGTAATTTCTGTCCCAATAACTCCGATATCCTTGCCTCCTTGATCCCACCCTCTGAAGAAACCATTCCCGGCAGCACTATCACCATAGAAACATCGTTAGATGACGACACACATATCAACAGTGTTCCTCTATCTGTTATGATCCTTGCCCTGCTCCTGATGTTCATTGTTTCAGTGTTTGTCACTGCAGGACTGTTTGCGGCTGTGAAGAAGAGACGTCAAAAGACTCTAAATGAGCAGAATAACTCCATGAACGCGTGCATTAGTTCGTTGAACATGGAGTACGGTCTTTACAAAAAGGGATCCGTTCCAAAAGTCAGGACGTCTGCAGGGCATGTGTATGAGTACATCCCCCCTCCCACAGAACACACATGCAAGAGTACCATCTATAGCCCAAGCCAGAGCAAGTCAGTGGATGGGTACAGAGACTTTGATGAGTTGAATGGGGCGTTTTTGAATAAGCACTCGGATGAAGAGGCAGGTAGTAACGCAATAAGCTCTGAATACAGTATTAGCACTCCAGAGCCACTCAACAAACATTCCCCCTTACAAGACAATCATCAGTATTACTACAGAGATGTAGAACC